Proteins encoded by one window of Primulina huaijiensis isolate GDHJ02 chromosome 1, ASM1229523v2, whole genome shotgun sequence:
- the LOC140956603 gene encoding uncharacterized protein yields MSRLGQKRRKVSVDEVKENIANKLSRVDSNTPPNSSEYLRDKELIDDAKTNKKKGRGSSKFNLFSGQQQPKDLERNEFGQAIGYNSVKYASFLGCMVKEFVPYTLDRCNDLDKEMKNKMWRCLQLNYKVEEWEKHSIFQKLGKVWRGRKSKLQILVREVDDGRVASRDLCLLKPEFMDQNQWDLFVKKTLSPSFLETSEKFKAMRAKQRHNHTMSRRAYARLAHIMVIIII; encoded by the exons ATGAGTAGATTGGGCCAAAAACGTCGCAAGGTATCTGTAGATGAAGTTAag GAAAATATTGCTAATAAACTATCGAGAGTGGACTCCAACACTCCACCTAATTCATCAGAATATTTGCGTGATAAAGAGCTAATTGATGACGCCAAAACTAATAAGAAAAAAGGACGAGGTTCATCAAAGTTTAATTTGTTTAGTGGACAACAACAGCCCAAAGATCTGGAACGTAATGAGTTTGGACAGGCAATTGGATATAATTCGGTCAAGTACGCCTCTTTTCTAGGTTGCATGGTAAAAGAATTTGTGCCATACACATTAGATCGATGTAATGACTTAGACAAGGAAATGAAGAATAAGATGTGGCGTTGTCTTCAG TTGAACTATAAAGTTGAGGAGTGGGAGAAACATTCAATCTTTCAAAAGTTAGGTAAAGTGTGGCGTGGTAGAAAGTCCAAACTCCAAATACTTGTACGAGAAGTTGATGATGGTCGAGTGGCTTCACGAGATCTTTGTCTTTTGAAGCCCGAATTTATGGATCAAAACCAATGGGACTTGTTTGTAAAGAAGACTCTATCACCATCATTTCTA GAAACGAGTGAAAAATTTAAGGCAATGAGGGCAAAGCAAAGGCACAACCACACAATGAGCAGGAGAGCTTATGCCCGTTTGGCTCACATTAtggtaattattattatttga